From a single Ornithorhynchus anatinus isolate Pmale09 chromosome 15, mOrnAna1.pri.v4, whole genome shotgun sequence genomic region:
- the C15H17orf75 gene encoding LOW QUALITY PROTEIN: protein Njmu-R1 (The sequence of the model RefSeq protein was modified relative to this genomic sequence to represent the inferred CDS: deleted 1 base in 1 codon), whose protein sequence is MLPALQESLDGDDRELDSGDDSGPLERTPSSSYCLYAYHSNSRSTHQRGDSDDGSASGSTTETPAAQDFSLSLVDTNLPSEIETELRSFIAKRLNKGALFEGLGNVASVELSLPDYRVGCYYCLFQQEKSFPEPTTDDPDLNPPEYVVCFLGGSEKGLELFRLELDKYVQDLKMSFDCKESNLETSIKSYLSNWFEDVVCPIQRVVLLLQEKLVFLLHAALSYTPVEVKASDEKIKRDINRFLSVASLQGLVHEGTMTSLCMAMTEERHQAVLIDCSGPQPQVQNAGSNKFCEDWLQPFLNGAEGGHPFLFRQLLENFKLKAIQDTNNLKRFIRQAEMNHYALFKCYMFLKNCGCGDVLLKIVKVEHAEMPEAKNVILVLEEFMREVATAQRF, encoded by the exons ATGCTGCCCGCCCTGCAGGAGTCCCTGGACGGGGACGACAGAGAGCTGGACAGCGGCGACGACAGCGGCCCCCTCGAGCGGACCCCCAGCAGCTCCTACTGTCTGTACGCTTATCACAGCAACAGCAG GTCAACTCACCAGCGAGGTGACAGTGATGATGGCAGTGCAAGCGGCTCCACAACAGAAACTCCTGCTGCCCAAGATTTCAG TCTCTCTTTGGTGGACACCAACTTACCATCTGAAATAGAGACAGAACTGCGCAGTTTCATTGCCAAGCGCCTGAATAAAGGAGCGCTCTTTGAAGGTCTGGGTAATGTTGCTTCAGTGGAGTTGAG TCTTCCAGACTACAGAGTTGGTTGTTACTATTGCCTTTTCCAACAAGAAAAGTCATTCCCTGAACCCACAACAGATGACCCTGACCTGAATCCTCCAGAGTATGTGGTCTGTTTTTTAGGTGGCTCTGAAAAGGGGCTTGAACT CTTCAGGCTTGAGTTGGACAAGTATGTTCAAGACCTGAAGATGAGTTTTGATTGCAAG GAAAGTAACTTGGAGACCAGCATCAAATCCTACCTGAGCAACTGGTTTGAGGATGTCGTGTGCCCAATCCAGAGGGTGGTTCTCCTCCTTCAGGAGAAGCTTGTATTTCTCTTACACGCT GCTTTGAGTTATACTCCCGTTGAAGTTAAAGCATCA GATGAGAAAATCAAGCGAGATATTAATAG GTTTCTCAGCGTGGCCAGCCTGCAGGGGCTCGTCCATGAAGGGACCATGACCTCCTTATGCATGGCTATGACAGAGGAACGGCACCAGGCAGTGCTGATAGACTGTAGCGGGCCACAGCCCCAGGTGCAGAACGCAG GGAGCAACAAGTTCTGTGAGGACTGGCTGCAGCCCTTCCTGAACGGGGCCGAGGGTGGCCATCCATTTCTCTTCCGACAACTGCTAGAGAATTTTAAGCTGAAG GCAATTCAAGACACAAACAATCTGAAGCGATTTATCCGCCAGGCAGAAATGAATCATTATGCCTTATTTAAGTGTTACATGTTTCTGAAGAACTGTGGTTGTGGAGATGTGCTGCTGAAGATCGTCAAAGTGGAACACGCAGAAATGCCAGAAGCCAAAAATGTGATATTGGTCCTTGAGGAATTCATGAGAGAAGTAGCAACGGCCCAACGTTTTTAA